AACGTAAACTAGGAAATTATCTACTAATTTTTCAACTTGTTGGAAAGTTTTTTTTTCACAATCACTATTATCTTGCCCATCATTTTTATCTTTCAACCCATCCAATACATCGCTAATCATCTTACCAACTTCTATAAACTCTTGTTCTTTGAATCCTCTAGTGGTACATGCTGGAGTGCCGAGCCTAATACCAGAAGTAATAAATGGTGAAGTGGCATCAAATGGTATCGCATTTTTATTGCAGGTTATACCTGCCCTTTCCAACGAATCTGCTGCCACCTTACCAGTTATACCATATTTTCGTAAGTCCACTAATACTATATGATTATCAGTACCATTAGTTAAAATATCATAGCCTCTTGCCATCAAACTATTAGCAAGAGCCTTGGCGTTGCTGATAACCTGTTTTATATAAAGGCGATATTCTGGCTGTAAACATTCCAAAAATGCTACTGCTTTTGCTGCAACAATATGCATTAATGGACCACCCTGCAACCCAGGAAATAAAGCAAGATTTATCTTCTTACCCAATTCCTCATCATTTGACAGAATAAGACCACCACGTGGACCACGCAGAGTTTTGTGAGTAGTAGAAGTCACAACGTGAGCATAAGGCAAAGGGCTTGGATGCTCACCTACCGCAACCAGTCCAGCAATATGGGCAATATCTGCTAGCAAATACGCTCCTACTCTATCAGCAATTTCCCTAAATTTAGCAAAATCTAATTGACGCGAATAGGCAGAATAACCAGCTATAATCAATTTAGGCTTATGTTGCACTGCCAACTGCTCTATTTGGGCATAATCAATTAGATAACTCTCCTTATTTACAGAATAGAACACCGAGTTAAACCATTTGCCAGACAAGTTAGGCGGAGCACCATGCGTCAAATGCCCCCCTGTATCTAGCGACATACCAAGTATAGTATCATGTGGTTTTAATAGAGTCAAAAATACTGCCTGATTAGCCTGAGAGCCGGAATGAGGCTGAACGTTAGCATATTTACAATTAAATAGTGTTTTTACCCGCTCTATAGCCAAAAGCTCAGCCTTATCAACTTCACTACAACCGTTATAATAACGTTTTCCCGGGTATCCTTCAGCATATTTATTGGTCAGAATCGAGCCTTGGGCTTCTAATACTGCCGGGCTTACAAAATTCTCAGAAGCAATCAATTCAATAAAATCATGCTGACGTTTTTTTTCACCATCGATAATTTGATATATTGCATTATCTGTTTCAGATAATTTTTTAGTAAAGATATTCATTAATTTAACCTACTATTTAATGAGGTGTGTTTTTATAAACTTGACAGCAAATTGTAGCCCCTTATCATCAATAGAATGTACAAGATTTGGTATTTTGTATTTACTATAAGGAATATCATATTTCTCTAGATATTCTACTGTTTCATCCATACTACTTACATCAACCACATCGTCTAATTCGCCATGTATCAGGCAAACTGGTGTAGTTTTATTGATACATTGTTGTGGAGCAATTAATCTGCCAGAAAACCCTACCACACAATTAAAAGGTTCTTTTTGTATAAAATTTAAATATAACCCCATCATGGTGCCTTGTGAAAAACCAATGATGATGGTATCTTTATTAGTTAAATTTAGCTCAGCTTGTTTCTTTTGGATTATGCTAGCAACTAAGCCACTATTTTTAGCTGCTAATTCCCTGACTATGTCAGGGGTACGATTATTTAGACTAAACCATTGTCTACCGTAAGGGGCATTATCAAATTTTTCAACGCCATGTGGTGCAATAAAGTGACAATCGGGTAATTCCTTAGATATAAAAGGAACTAATCCTATTAAATCATCGCCATCTGAACCAAGCCCATGTAACAATACCACAAGTTTTTTACATTCACTGCTCAAACTTTTTACTTCTGGGTAAGATAATATTTCATTTTTAGTCATTTTTTAAGTTCCTATAGTTAACTTAGCAATAGTTCTATTAGCTTCTTCTAGCTCTTGTTTAGTATTTACTCCGACCACTATGTCGTGGTTGGCGGATAGCAAATACGATACTTTTTCGCCATTATCCTTAACAATTTTTACCAGTTCCGTTAAATACAACTCTTTTGATTTATCAGGATTCTTTAAAAAAATAGTAGGTAAATATTTTTTTAATACACCATTGGCAAAAGCCATAATACCAGAATTACAAATTGTTACAGCTAGTTCTTCACTCGTTGCTTGTTTAAATTCAACAATTTTCAAAAAATTTCCTAATTCATCAGTAACTATTCGCCCATATTGCCCAGGATTATCTCGCTCAAAACACAAGGTTGTTATGGCAGAATTTGTCGAAACTAGATGTTCTAGTAAATCATTAATAATCTCTGGCGTAATTAAAGGATTATCTCCATAAAGTACGGCTACAATTTTATTGTCATCAATTAAGTCCAAAGCACTATATACCGCATGAGCAGTACCAAGGGGTTCTGGCTGTAAAACAAATTTACAACTATCTTTATAACAAACAATATGTTTTTCTAATTGCCAGGAGTGGACTAAGATAACTTCATTGCTAACTTGTTGGGCATTGGTTATTACCCTATCAAGCATCGATTTACCACCAACTTTATGCATTACTTTTGGTAAGGTAGATTCCATTCTTCTACCATTACCTGCAGCTAGAACAATAACTTGGCAGTCCATATTAAACGTCCTTCATAGTTTCATAAATTGTGTCAGATAATTCATAATTACCAAAAACTTTTTGCACATCATCACTTTCTTCTAAAATATCCACTAATTTTAACAACTTCTCGGCTTTATCATTCTCTTCTATAATTATGGTATTTTTAGGCACCCAACCTATGTAAGATTCTTCAGGATGTCCATATTTACTGGTCAAAAATTCAAGAGCTTGCACAAAGTTCTCAATATCTGTATAGATTAAATATGTATCTTCTTCAGAAATCATATCTTTTGCTCCAGCCTCTAGGCTACTTTCAAACATAGCTTCTGTTGTGGCTAAATTTGCCGGATATTGTACTACTCCGAGATGATCAAACATATAGCTGACACTACCCGTTTCACCTAAATTGCCACCAAATTTGCTAAAAGCCGCCCTAATTTCCGCAGCCGTACGATTTTTATTATCAGTTAAAGCCTCTATTATTATTGCAATTCCACCGGGAGCAAAGCCCTCATACCTAATCTCGGTATAATTTTCGTTGTTATTCGAATCACTTGCCGCACTTATTGCCTTATCTATTCGATCCTTTGGCAAATTTTGACTCCGAGCGGCAGCTATGCTACTCCGCAACCGTGGATTATTGCTTATATCAGACCCTAATTTAGCAGCAGTAATAATTTCTCTAACTAACTTAGTAAAAATTTTTGCCCTTTTTTTATCTTGTGCACCTTTTCGATGCTGAATATTTTTAAATTTTGAATGACCTGCCATATTGTAATCTTAAATCATTATTGAGTAAGCCGAATCGTATCAGAAGGCAATTTAAAGTCAATAGTAAATTCCTCAAGTTTTTTCACCATACTTTATTTTTTACTTTAATAAAACTGTATATCGTCTTATATTGTCTAACTATAACATATAGAATTGAGTCCACTAAGTACTATTTATGAAAAAATTTATAATAGACTTGCTGCATAAGTCAAAAATAGTTGAAGGATTTTTAGGAGAAACGAAGCCAAGTACCGCAGTGTACATAAACGTACATGAGCAGCTGAGGCGAGTTTCGACGACAAAATCATCAACTAGATTGACTTATGTAGCAAGTCTAATTTTATATCTCTTATTTGCTCACGACTGCCTAGCATCAGAACCTCAGGCATGGCAAATGCTGTTACAGACTCCAGCCAGTCATCTTATGGAAGAGCTTCAGGAGTTTCATAATTTCCTACTGCTCATATCAGGAGGAATAGTTGCTTTTATTATTGTTTTATTAATTTATGTTTGCATCAGATTTAATGCCAAAGCCAATCCTATTCCAGCAAAATTTTCTGATAATATATTGGTTGAAATTATTTGGACGATAATTCCTATAGTTATTTTAATTATTATTGCTGTACCATCATTTCGTGTTGCACGTATTGCAGAAGATATTCCTGAAATAGACATGACGGTTAAAGTTGTAGGATATCAGTGGTATTGGCACTATATCTACCCTGATTATGATAATATGGAATTTGATAGTTGTTTAATTACTGATGAAAACTTAAAACCTGGTCAAAAAAGATTATTAGAAGTTGATAATCGTATTATTATACCAGAAAATACTACCGTAAAATTTTTAATTACTGCAGGGGATGTTATACATAGTTTTGCAGTACCAGCATTAGGTATAAAGATCGATGCTGTGCCTGGCAGAGTTAATGAAACCTGGACTAAAATTAGTAAAAAAGGTGTGTATTATGGTCAATGTTCAGAGCTTTGTGGTGTTAATCACGGCTTTATGCCTATTGCCATTGAAGTAGTAAGCAAAGAAGAATTTCAAGATTGGTTGATTGCGGCAAAAACAAAATTCTCTATGAAAGTAAAGACAAACGTTATTGCGATGAAACCATGAGGATGCCGAAGCAATAAATTGTCATTTTCGCTTCGGTGCGGAATCTAGATACCTGCTTATGCAGGTATGACAACCTATCTTAGGTATGCATAAGCGTTAGTTTAAGAAAACAATAATTGAAAAACCGTCATTGCGAGGAGACCGTAAGGTCACGAAGCAATCCAGAAAAGTGATTAAAAATGGATTGCCACGCCACCTACGGTGGCTCGCAATGACGACTTTTCTACTTTACTTTCTTAAACTGATGCCTATGAGCAAGGATAACATTAACTAAATGAACGAGAGTCATATGGTAAGCCATAATAATCTTTATCCACATATTTACCCAAAACAGGTTAAAGAAATTGTATTTTTAAAACATTTTATTCATAATCCTAACATAATGGTAGGTGATTATACTTATTATCATGATCACCGATATCCAGAACATTTTGAATGTAATAACGTTGTAGGATATTATCAGTGTAAATTAATTATTGGTAAGTTTTGTGCTATTGCTAAAGGAACTATTTTTATTGCAGATGATGTCAATCACCCAATGGATGGTTTTTCTACTTATCCATTTTTTATTTTCGAAGGTTGGAATAATTATACACCAACTCCTAATAAAGGAAGAAGTACAATAGTTGGTAATGATGTGTGGTTTGGTACTAATGCAGTGATTATACCGGGAGTAACAATAGGAGATGGAGCAATTATCGGAGCATATGCAGTGGTGACCAAGGACGTACCCCCCTACTCTATCGTTGCAGGTAATCCTAGTAGAATTATTAAAACTAAGGGCTATAAAGATATTAAAATAATATCTCTTCTTGAAAGTGAAAGTAACAAAGAAGATAGTAAAAGCAAAAGAAGCCTAGCTGATTTAATTGTTGAAGATGAAGAACACCATAAATATATTATTGAAATTGAGCGTACTGTTAAGGATTCTTTCATCCATAAGGCTTGTTTTAATACTGCAAGGCTTATTGTTGATAATCTTGCTCAAAGAGAGGACTATACCCAAATTATCAAAATATTTCATATCTCTCTGCTTTATTTCCCTATAGGTAGCGGTAATGGTACTATTTATCATGGCAAGACTATCATACATGAAATAGAGAGTAATGAACGTTTAACTGTCCATATTAAAAATAAGGAAACTCACGAAATTTTTGATGCAACCAATATCTTACCAGAATATTTTTATATATCAGTGCCGTTGTTTAATGATCGTCTAGAAAAAGAGATCGATGATTGGTTGCATGTCCTGAAATATGATGAAGTACCACCAACTTACCATTCGCCTTATATGAGCCAAGTAGCGGAAAAGCTTAATATCCTAAAAATGACACCTGAAGAAAGGGCAAACTATTCCTATTACAGAAAGAAGCTTTATAATGATAGAGATGAACTACAAGGTGCTGAAGCTAGAGGAGAAGCAAAAGCAATAAAATCTATCGCTAAGAATTTGCTTAAAGCTGGAGTATCTATTGATGTTATTTGTACATCTACTGGACTTAGTAAATCTCAAATAGAAAGCTTAAAAGATGACTGACCTACTAGGGTATTATATCATAATTTAAAGATATTAAGAACTTAAAACAATTTCAGAATGACATGATAGAAAAGGATAATTTATGAACCAAACAACAGATCATTACCAAACCCCTAAAGGTATAAAAAGATGGATTTTCTCTACCAATCACAAAGATATTGGCATAATGTATATTATATTTGCCATATTTGCTGGGATCGTTGGAGGGTTATTTTCTGTTATTTTTAGGCTAGAATTAGCAATGCCCGGTGGGCATATATTAGGGGAAAATTACCAACTATATAATGTATTAATTACTGCTCATGCGATAATTATGGTATTTTTCATGATTATGCCAGCTTTATTTGGTGGGTTTGGTAATTACTTTGTACCAATTTTAATAGGCGCACCAGACATGGCTTTTCCAAGGCTAAATAATATAAGTTTTTGGCTGCTTGTTCCTGCTTTTATGTTATTAATGCTTTCGGCTTTTGTTGATGGTGGTGCAGGTACTGGCTGGACGCTTTACCCCCCTCTAAGTACTCTAGTCGGACATCCTGGGGCGGCAGTCGATATGGCTATTTTAAGTTTACATATTACAGGGCTTTCTTCTATTCTTGGTTCAATCAATATGATTGTTACTATCTTTAATATGAGAACCGATGGTATGGGGTTATTTGAAACGCCTCTATTTATTTGGTCAATTTTGATCACTGCCTTTTTACTGATACTAGCAATTCCAGTATTAGGTGGTGCAATAACCATGTTATTAACTGATCGAAACTTTGGTACTACTTTCTTTAAACCTGAAGGGGGCGGAGATCCAGTATTATTTCAGCATTTATTTTGGTTTTTTGGTCATCCAGAAGTATATATCGTAATATTGCCGGGGTTTGGGATAGTTAGTCAGGTTCTTTCTACTTTCTCTCGTAAGCCGGTATTTGGTTATTTAGGTATGGTAGTAGCTATGGTAACTATAGGATTTGTCGGTTTTATAGTTTGGGCTCATCATATGTTTACTGTTGGTCTTTCATACAATACATTAATCTATTTTACCGCTGGTACAATGATTATCGCGGTGCCTACTGGTATTAAAATATTTAGCTGGATTGCCACAATGTGGGGAGGGTCAATTACTTTTGAAACCCCTATGTTATTTTCTATAGGGTTTATCTTGTTATTTACTATTGGCGGAGTTACCGGCATAATATTATCAAATTCGGCAATCGATAGAATTTTACATGATACATACTATGTGGTAGCACATTTTCACTACACTATGTCGCTTGGGGCTTTATTTACTGCATTTGCTGGATTCTATTATTGGTTTGGTAAAATGTCAGGAAGACAATATTCTGAAATGATGGGCAAAATTCATTTTTGGATTACGTTTATCGGCGTTAATTTGACATTTTTCCCTCAGCATTTTCTTGGATTAGCTGGGATGCCAAGAAGAATACCGGATTATCCGGATGCTTTTGCCGGCTGGAATATGGTATCATCTATCGGAGCAGTTATTTCCTTTATTGCGGCTCTTTACTTTGTATTCATTGTTATTTACACTCTGAAATACGGCAAAAAATGCCCAAATAATCCTTGGGGTGATGGGGCTAATACTCTTGAGTGGACAGTCTCTTCTCCCCCACCATTCCATACTTTTGAAGTACCACCTAAAATTTAATAGAGGTAATAATTTGATAGGTGAATATATATATTGTGGCTTTTGGCGAAGAATAGCAGCTGGATTGTTTAATTACATTATTATGACATTAATATGTACAGTTATAGGTCTTGTATGTATAGTTATGGGTGTTGTTTGGCTTTTTTTAACAAATATTTCTTTTTTTTAGCGGAAATATTTATGGATTGGACTTTTCCAACCACATTACTACTATTCTTATATATTCCAATATTCGAGTCATCTTCAATGCAAGCAACTCCTGGCTGTTATATCTTGGACATGAAAATTATAAACAAAAATGGTACTCGAATAAGCTTTTTTAAATCTTTGTTTAGATTTATTACATTAGTATTGATAAATAGTACTGGGATATTGATAATCCCAAATATTGCTTGCATTATATGTACCAATGAAAAAGTGTTTCTACATGACATATTGTTTGGCACCAGAATGATAAGGCAATAAATTTAATATTATGCAGCTACCCTAGGCTCTTATATCACATTTTCAAGATATAAGAGCCTAGTATTTAGCCATAGTAAACTAACGTCTATTAGTGATGAAGCGTAATGTTAGTCGGGTTAGCAATTCCTCACTTCGCCAATTAAAACCCCCGTATCCTTGCTATTGATTTGTTAGATCGCTCTTTGATAAAATTCAAAAATTGGCTAACTGAATCAACTATGTCATCGTTTTTGCAATGTGGGAAATTTAACAATTCGTTGAGCAATATAGTATTAAAAGCCGACTGTTTTGGCAAAACTACGGCTGTAGATTGGAATAAAGCTAAAACTGAGGAGAATCTAGTAATTTTATCAAGTCGGGGCTTTATGGCAACTATATTAACAATCCCATCTAATCTTAGGTCTTGTATAACTTGCTGACCACTGGCTTTATCTTCAATTAATATATATCTAGGACAATATTTCTTGGCTAGTTTTTCTACTTGCCCCTTTAACTCTGGATAAGTAACTTTTTGCCTGAACATTGATACAAGATAATATTTCTTATCTAAAATACCCCAAGAGGTACAAACGCTATAATCAGCATTTTCTGAAATTTTAATGGCGGTATCCCAACTTTGCACAAAATAATCAAATTTTTTTGGTATGGTTTCATAAAAACTAATATCCTCAATATTTAACAATATACAATTATTAGATATTGGCTCTTGCAAATATTGAGCAGCATAATTATGCACACCAATTTCTTGTTCTAATTTTATCAGATAATCAGAATTATCGCGAAAACTATGTAAAATATCACCTGTAACATATTGATATTTATACTTATTGATTGAAAATATTTGTTCTCGTTTTGCCATAGCTGGAATTTTTAAATGATGCCAACAATTGGAATTTGCCAATAAATGTCCGCTTAAATCTTCTTCATGTAATCTTTGCATAACTAATACTATTGCTCCGGTATTTTTGTTGTTAAGTCTGGTGACAAAAGTTTGTTCAAACCATTCAATCACCCGTTTACGCATTTTGGGGGAATTGATTTGAGTAGGGTTATGTGGGTCATCAATAATGAGTATATCACCCCCCTCACCTGTTGCCGAACCACCAACTGACGTAGCAAACCTAAAACCATTATTATTTGTCAGAAATTTACTTTTTTGATTATGTTTTTTACTTAAAATAGTCTTCAGAAAAATTTGCTGATACCAATCGGAAGTAAGTATCAAACGACAATCTAAAGAATGTTTTACACTTAATACTTGAGAATAGCTGGCAGACATAATCCTTTTTGTTGGATCATGTCCTAATATCCAGGCTGGCCATGCTACTCCAATACATACAGATTTTAGAGACCTAGGCGGCATATTAATGATTAGCCTCTTAATATCTCCATTCTGTACTGCTTGCAAATATTCAGCAATTAGCTCAATATGCCAATTGGCTTGATATTCTACTCCAGGATTAATGGTATTAAATACTTTATTGATAAAACTATTAAAATCTTGCCTCAATATTGCATGTAATAACTTCTTCGGATAAGTCATTGATATTTACTCAAAAATTCAGCTATAATTTCTTTGTCCTCTTCTTTCATTATGGTGTTTTCATTTAAATACTCATCTTTGCTAAGTTTATTTAGCTGAATAATTAAATTGACTAATTTATTCAGCGTTTCAGTAATATTCTTTTTAACTACTATCTCCCCCTTGGATTTTTTTGATTCTAGTTCATCTATTTCATCTTCAAGCAGAGAAACTATCTTAGCAATAAAACCATATAATGTAGTAATTGTATCGTTTGTCATAATCTATCTCCACCATCTATTGGTTTAAGACCGACAAGAGATCTTTTCTCGTTCAAAGTCATAAAACTAGCATTGGAGATTTTAGCCCATAAATTCTCTCGTTTTTCGGTCAATGCTGAAATACTATCTCGATCAAAATCAATAATAATTTCCTCTTGATACCAGTGTGACAACCAGTTACCTAAGGCGTCTGATAATTTATCAAGCAACGGAATTAACGTCTCTTCCCACAGAGCTAATCTAGCTTCTTGCATATTACTGTAAGTATTATCGCCATTAATACCTAGCAATTGAGGGGGAATACCAAAAGCTAAAGCTATTTCCCTAGCTGCAGAGTTTTTTGCCTCGATAAAATCCATATCCTTGGGATTAATACTCATTTCCTGCCAATCAAGCCCACCTTCTAAAAGAAGAGGCTTACCAGAATTATTACTACTGGTAAATTTTTCGGTAAGTTGCTCGTGTAACCTATCAAACTGCTCATCACTAAGATAACCATTAGTTTCTTTGACTATCAATGCTCCACTTGGACGAGCTCCATTCCTCAGTAAAGAACTATTCCAGCTAGTAGCTTGCAAATGCAGATCGATCGACAAGGAAGCAGCATCGAGGCAAGATAATCCATAATAACAATTGGTAGGATGATAGTTTTTCAAATGTAACACCTTGCTCATTCGATCAATTGGTGAAATAGGATAAATTTTTTCTCCGCTGCTATTTATATATCTATATGCTACTGGGGAATTTTTCTCTAATACTAATTCAGTTGAATTGGCAGGTAATAAGTAAATTTCTCGGGGGCGATTATTTATTAATGTTGCTAAAATATAAGCATTACCATATAACAGCTTACTTGCTATCACTTCACCAAAAAAATCTGCTCCAGCTTTTTCTGGATTAGGTTTTTTCAATAAATTATAAACAGGATGATTTGGCATTTTTTCAAAAGCCCCTCGGTTGTTTTTACTAACTATCCAAGGGACATGACTTGCTGACTGGGCTATTAAATTCACACATCGATAAACTATAACATTTCTACGATATGCCTCTATCCCAACTTTTACATCCCTAAATTCTGAATTCCCTAAACTATTAAAATCAATAAATGTATGAGATTTACAATTTTTGGCTTTAAAGACCTTTTTAAGATATTCTGTTATCATACTTACCTAAAATAAATTTCTTGTAATTACTTATAACATTATTTTATTGCTGCACTAAGTGTTGACGCATAAATATTCGTCAAATATTTAAATTTTTTTTATTGCATTACATACCTCCCTTGATTACAAATAAATCAACTAAGCAATAAACAAGAAAAAATAATATGTCTAAGGATAATTAAGATGACGAAAAGACCAAAACATGACCAGTTATTTAAGAAAATAATGGGCAATGAAATAGCAGCCCAGGAATTTTTAGAATATTATTTACCGAATAATTTTAAAGAAAAGATAGACTTATCAAAGATCAAAATAGAGCAAGAAAGTTATATTGAAGAGAGTTTGAGACGAAAATATAGTGACATAGTTTATTCGGTAAAAACTAAAAATGACGAGACTGCATTCATCTATGTTTTGCTTGATCATCAATCGACATCTGATTATTGGATGGCACTAAGACTTTGGAGGTACACGTTATTATTATGTGAAAGGCATAAAAAGAATGAGGATAAACTACCATTAATTTGTCCGATTATCATGTATAATGGTGTAGAGAAATATCATGCTC
This genomic interval from Candidatus Tisiphia endosymbiont of Dioctria linearis contains the following:
- the terL gene encoding phage terminase large subunit, whose amino-acid sequence is MTYPKKLLHAILRQDFNSFINKVFNTINPGVEYQANWHIELIAEYLQAVQNGDIKRLIINMPPRSLKSVCIGVAWPAWILGHDPTKRIMSASYSQVLSVKHSLDCRLILTSDWYQQIFLKTILSKKHNQKSKFLTNNNGFRFATSVGGSATGEGGDILIIDDPHNPTQINSPKMRKRVIEWFEQTFVTRLNNKNTGAIVLVMQRLHEEDLSGHLLANSNCWHHLKIPAMAKREQIFSINKYKYQYVTGDILHSFRDNSDYLIKLEQEIGVHNYAAQYLQEPISNNCILLNIEDISFYETIPKKFDYFVQSWDTAIKISENADYSVCTSWGILDKKYYLVSMFRQKVTYPELKGQVEKLAKKYCPRYILIEDKASGQQVIQDLRLDGIVNIVAIKPRLDKITRFSSVLALFQSTAVVLPKQSAFNTILLNELLNFPHCKNDDIVDSVSQFLNFIKERSNKSIARIRGF
- a CDS encoding dienelactone hydrolase family protein; translation: MTKNEILSYPEVKSLSSECKKLVVLLHGLGSDGDDLIGLVPFISKELPDCHFIAPHGVEKFDNAPYGRQWFSLNNRTPDIVRELAAKNSGLVASIIQKKQAELNLTNKDTIIIGFSQGTMMGLYLNFIQKEPFNCVVGFSGRLIAPQQCINKTTPVCLIHGELDDVVDVSSMDETVEYLEKYDIPYSKYKIPNLVHSIDDKGLQFAVKFIKTHLIK
- a CDS encoding PD-(D/E)XK nuclease family transposase — its product is MVSHNNLYPHIYPKQVKEIVFLKHFIHNPNIMVGDYTYYHDHRYPEHFECNNVVGYYQCKLIIGKFCAIAKGTIFIADDVNHPMDGFSTYPFFIFEGWNNYTPTPNKGRSTIVGNDVWFGTNAVIIPGVTIGDGAIIGAYAVVTKDVPPYSIVAGNPSRIIKTKGYKDIKIISLLESESNKEDSKSKRSLADLIVEDEEHHKYIIEIERTVKDSFIHKACFNTARLIVDNLAQREDYTQIIKIFHISLLYFPIGSGNGTIYHGKTIIHEIESNERLTVHIKNKETHEIFDATNILPEYFYISVPLFNDRLEKEIDDWLHVLKYDEVPPTYHSPYMSQVAEKLNILKMTPEERANYSYYRKKLYNDRDELQGAEARGEAKAIKSIAKNLLKAGVSIDVICTSTGLSKSQIESLKDD
- a CDS encoding sugar phosphate nucleotidyltransferase, whose translation is MDCQVIVLAAGNGRRMESTLPKVMHKVGGKSMLDRVITNAQQVSNEVILVHSWQLEKHIVCYKDSCKFVLQPEPLGTAHAVYSALDLIDDNKIVAVLYGDNPLITPEIINDLLEHLVSTNSAITTLCFERDNPGQYGRIVTDELGNFLKIVEFKQATSEELAVTICNSGIMAFANGVLKKYLPTIFLKNPDKSKELYLTELVKIVKDNGEKVSYLLSANHDIVVGVNTKQELEEANRTIAKLTIGT
- a CDS encoding phage portal protein — its product is MITEYLKKVFKAKNCKSHTFIDFNSLGNSEFRDVKVGIEAYRRNVIVYRCVNLIAQSASHVPWIVSKNNRGAFEKMPNHPVYNLLKKPNPEKAGADFFGEVIASKLLYGNAYILATLINNRPREIYLLPANSTELVLEKNSPVAYRYINSSGEKIYPISPIDRMSKVLHLKNYHPTNCYYGLSCLDAASLSIDLHLQATSWNSSLLRNGARPSGALIVKETNGYLSDEQFDRLHEQLTEKFTSSNNSGKPLLLEGGLDWQEMSINPKDMDFIEAKNSAAREIALAFGIPPQLLGINGDNTYSNMQEARLALWEETLIPLLDKLSDALGNWLSHWYQEEIIIDFDRDSISALTEKRENLWAKISNASFMTLNEKRSLVGLKPIDGGDRL
- a CDS encoding RDD family protein, yielding MDWTFPTTLLLFLYIPIFESSSMQATPGCYILDMKIINKNGTRISFFKSLFRFITLVLINSTGILIIPNIACIICTNEKVFLHDILFGTRMIRQ
- the coxB gene encoding cytochrome c oxidase subunit II; amino-acid sequence: MKKFIIDLLHKSKIVEGFLGETKPSTAVYINVHEQLRRVSTTKSSTRLTYVASLILYLLFAHDCLASEPQAWQMLLQTPASHLMEELQEFHNFLLLISGGIVAFIIVLLIYVCIRFNAKANPIPAKFSDNILVEIIWTIIPIVILIIIAVPSFRVARIAEDIPEIDMTVKVVGYQWYWHYIYPDYDNMEFDSCLITDENLKPGQKRLLEVDNRIIIPENTTVKFLITAGDVIHSFAVPALGIKIDAVPGRVNETWTKISKKGVYYGQCSELCGVNHGFMPIAIEVVSKEEFQDWLIAAKTKFSMKVKTNVIAMKP
- a CDS encoding YebC/PmpR family DNA-binding transcriptional regulator; its protein translation is MAGHSKFKNIQHRKGAQDKKRAKIFTKLVREIITAAKLGSDISNNPRLRSSIAAARSQNLPKDRIDKAISAASDSNNNENYTEIRYEGFAPGGIAIIIEALTDNKNRTAAEIRAAFSKFGGNLGETGSVSYMFDHLGVVQYPANLATTEAMFESSLEAGAKDMISEEDTYLIYTDIENFVQALEFLTSKYGHPEESYIGWVPKNTIIIEENDKAEKLLKLVDILEESDDVQKVFGNYELSDTIYETMKDV
- the ctaD gene encoding cytochrome c oxidase subunit I encodes the protein MNQTTDHYQTPKGIKRWIFSTNHKDIGIMYIIFAIFAGIVGGLFSVIFRLELAMPGGHILGENYQLYNVLITAHAIIMVFFMIMPALFGGFGNYFVPILIGAPDMAFPRLNNISFWLLVPAFMLLMLSAFVDGGAGTGWTLYPPLSTLVGHPGAAVDMAILSLHITGLSSILGSINMIVTIFNMRTDGMGLFETPLFIWSILITAFLLILAIPVLGGAITMLLTDRNFGTTFFKPEGGGDPVLFQHLFWFFGHPEVYIVILPGFGIVSQVLSTFSRKPVFGYLGMVVAMVTIGFVGFIVWAHHMFTVGLSYNTLIYFTAGTMIIAVPTGIKIFSWIATMWGGSITFETPMLFSIGFILLFTIGGVTGIILSNSAIDRILHDTYYVVAHFHYTMSLGALFTAFAGFYYWFGKMSGRQYSEMMGKIHFWITFIGVNLTFFPQHFLGLAGMPRRIPDYPDAFAGWNMVSSIGAVISFIAALYFVFIVIYTLKYGKKCPNNPWGDGANTLEWTVSSPPPFHTFEVPPKI
- the glyA gene encoding serine hydroxymethyltransferase, producing the protein MNIFTKKLSETDNAIYQIIDGEKKRQHDFIELIASENFVSPAVLEAQGSILTNKYAEGYPGKRYYNGCSEVDKAELLAIERVKTLFNCKYANVQPHSGSQANQAVFLTLLKPHDTILGMSLDTGGHLTHGAPPNLSGKWFNSVFYSVNKESYLIDYAQIEQLAVQHKPKLIIAGYSAYSRQLDFAKFREIADRVGAYLLADIAHIAGLVAVGEHPSPLPYAHVVTSTTHKTLRGPRGGLILSNDEELGKKINLALFPGLQGGPLMHIVAAKAVAFLECLQPEYRLYIKQVISNAKALANSLMARGYDILTNGTDNHIVLVDLRKYGITGKVAADSLERAGITCNKNAIPFDATSPFITSGIRLGTPACTTRGFKEQEFIEVGKMISDVLDGLKDKNDGQDNSDCEKKTFQQVEKLVDNFLVYV